In Spirosoma aureum, a single genomic region encodes these proteins:
- a CDS encoding ATP-dependent helicase: MVDYISGLNDPQREAVMHGDGPLMIIAGAGSGKTRVLTYRIAHLIENGVDPFRILSLTFTNKAAGEMRHRIEKVVGTEARNIWMGTFHSVFAKILRIEAKAIGYTSNFSIYDTDDSKSLLRSIIKEMALDDKVYRVNSVFGRISGAKNRLIGPDDYINNAVIQADDEGARMPHIGRIYKQYAIRCFAANAMDFDDLLFNTNVLFRDHLDILNKYQHKFQHVMVDEFQDTNVSQYLITRKLAAVHQNICIVGDDAQSIYAFRGANIENILNFQRDYGKENVKIVKLEQNYRSTKTIVQAANSIISRNKNQLEKHVFTDNEEGSLIEIIKASSDNEEGRLVASSIFEAKMNGSLTNNDFAILYRTNAQSRAFEEALRKVSIKYRIIGGLSFYQRKEIKDLIGYLRFTVNQQDEEAFKRIINLPKRGIGDTTVAKISVIAAEKEDSIWEIVADIGKHIAGRSTFAIESFATLIKSFKLLLDQKDAFEVASHIAKTSGLLKELYDDKTVEGLARYENVQELLNAIKEFVDNPDNEDKSLSAFLQSVSLLTTADEKEDDGDNDKVTLMTIHAAKGLEFKNVHIVGLEEDLFPSQMMLESRNDLEEERRLFYVAVTRAEKRLTMSYAETRYHYGRLKMCEPSRFLLEMDQQYLKVSKQRSAPSRLDFDRPERDKSESTSTGSMSFVRSLAQKTARSQTPQSAASHTPSPDFAPTSTADLAAGQRVEHAKFGFGMVKNVDVNGTERKATIQFETAGEKVLLLSFAKLRVVG; the protein is encoded by the coding sequence ATGGTTGATTACATTTCTGGATTGAATGACCCCCAGCGGGAAGCCGTGATGCACGGAGATGGACCGCTGATGATTATAGCTGGTGCCGGTTCGGGTAAAACACGCGTTCTGACGTATCGTATTGCCCATCTGATCGAAAATGGTGTAGATCCTTTCCGGATCCTGTCACTGACGTTTACCAATAAAGCCGCCGGTGAGATGCGTCATCGGATCGAAAAGGTTGTTGGCACAGAAGCACGTAACATCTGGATGGGTACATTCCACTCCGTATTTGCCAAAATTCTGCGTATCGAAGCAAAAGCCATCGGCTATACCAGCAATTTTTCCATCTATGACACCGACGACTCTAAGTCGCTGTTGCGTAGTATTATTAAGGAAATGGCGCTCGATGACAAGGTTTACCGTGTCAATAGCGTTTTTGGGCGGATTTCGGGCGCTAAAAACCGGCTCATTGGCCCCGACGATTACATTAACAATGCCGTGATTCAGGCAGACGATGAGGGGGCCCGGATGCCTCACATTGGTCGCATTTACAAACAGTATGCAATTCGTTGCTTTGCGGCCAACGCCATGGATTTCGACGATCTGCTGTTCAATACCAATGTGCTCTTCCGTGACCATTTAGACATTCTGAACAAATACCAGCATAAGTTTCAGCATGTGATGGTCGATGAGTTTCAGGATACCAACGTTTCGCAATACCTGATCACACGCAAACTGGCGGCTGTTCATCAGAATATCTGTATCGTCGGTGACGATGCCCAGAGTATTTATGCGTTCCGGGGGGCTAACATCGAAAATATCCTCAACTTTCAGCGCGATTACGGTAAGGAAAACGTCAAAATTGTCAAGCTCGAGCAGAACTATCGTTCCACCAAAACCATTGTGCAGGCGGCAAACTCCATCATTTCCCGCAATAAGAACCAACTTGAGAAGCACGTTTTCACCGATAATGAAGAGGGTTCACTGATCGAGATTATCAAAGCATCGTCGGACAATGAAGAAGGGCGACTGGTGGCTTCGTCAATTTTTGAGGCCAAGATGAACGGATCACTCACAAACAACGATTTTGCGATTCTTTATCGGACTAATGCGCAGTCGCGGGCGTTTGAAGAAGCACTTCGGAAGGTAAGTATCAAGTACCGCATTATTGGTGGGCTTTCGTTCTATCAGCGCAAGGAAATCAAGGATCTGATTGGCTACCTTCGGTTTACGGTCAATCAGCAGGACGAAGAAGCCTTCAAGCGAATCATTAACCTGCCCAAGCGCGGTATCGGCGATACTACCGTTGCCAAAATCAGTGTCATAGCCGCCGAAAAAGAGGATTCGATTTGGGAAATTGTTGCCGACATTGGTAAGCACATTGCTGGACGGTCGACTTTCGCTATCGAAAGCTTTGCTACCCTGATTAAGAGCTTTAAACTACTTCTCGACCAGAAAGATGCGTTTGAAGTTGCTTCGCACATTGCCAAAACTTCGGGTTTGCTGAAGGAATTATACGATGATAAGACCGTTGAGGGTCTGGCTCGTTACGAAAACGTTCAGGAATTACTGAACGCCATTAAGGAATTTGTCGATAATCCAGATAACGAAGACAAAAGCCTCAGCGCATTTCTGCAATCGGTCTCGCTATTGACAACTGCCGACGAAAAAGAAGACGATGGCGACAATGACAAGGTAACCCTGATGACCATTCACGCGGCTAAAGGGCTCGAATTCAAAAATGTTCACATAGTTGGTCTGGAAGAGGATCTGTTCCCAAGTCAGATGATGCTCGAAAGTCGCAATGATCTGGAGGAAGAACGGCGTCTGTTTTATGTGGCCGTTACTCGTGCCGAAAAAAGACTGACCATGTCTTATGCCGAAACCCGCTATCATTACGGTCGGCTGAAGATGTGCGAACCGAGCCGGTTTCTGCTGGAAATGGACCAACAGTATCTGAAAGTGTCAAAGCAACGTTCAGCCCCCAGTCGGCTGGACTTCGATCGTCCGGAGCGGGATAAGAGCGAAAGCACATCGACTGGTTCGATGAGTTTTGTGCGGTCGCTGGCGCAGAAAACCGCTCGGTCTCAAACTCCTCAATCGGCTGCCTCGCACACGCCTTCGCCCGATTTTGCGCCTACCAGCACGGCCGATCTTGCGGCTGGGCAACGTGTTGAGCACGCTAAATTTGGGTTTGGAATGGTGAAAAATGTAGATGTTAATGGTACCGAACGTAAAGCGACCATCCAGTTTGAGACCGCCGGAGAGAAAGTGCTGTTGCTGAGTTTTGCGAAGCTGCGGGTGGTGGGTTAG
- a CDS encoding OmpA family protein, translated as MNANGTVAASLIFLLLSLTVSGQAGEPARGRDSTKSASASNTQVENLGNQVNSEYNEINPMISPDGKTLYFARISHPNNTHGVKGSQDIWYSDFDAASKKWGPARRMGFPLNKDEYNCAYSITPDGNTMLIKGQYVNGTYETRGFSISKRTASGWTPPQKIDIPNYVNMSKGQFDCGFMSADGKVLLMAFSEKKNSKEDDLYVSFRQKDGSWTKPMDLGSEVNTKFTETTPFLAPDGATLYFSSNREGGLGSNDIYVCKRVDKTWKHWSKPVNLGPKVNTDGYDAYYTLAASGDYAYLTTFKNTLGKGDIVRVKLADDQPTNQPGKLGGGDDVAGKSDVTRPDPVALISGKVINQKTGKPIEARIVYQTLPDGAEAGEATSDPVTGEYKIVLPYGQKYSMRAIAKDFIAEGDNVDLTQTKGFQEIKGQELKLVPIEIGESVRLNNIFFDTGKAELRPESGPELDRLVTTLNEAPKLVIEVRGHTDNTGSNEINAKLSQDRADAVREYFISKGIEPDRVASKGFGETKPVATNDTDEGRQKNRRVEIAIVKK; from the coding sequence ATGAATGCCAACGGTACTGTTGCCGCCAGTCTGATTTTTTTGCTGCTTTCCCTGACGGTCAGTGGTCAAGCCGGTGAACCTGCGCGAGGACGAGATTCTACAAAATCGGCCAGTGCGTCGAATACCCAAGTTGAAAATCTTGGTAATCAGGTCAATTCGGAATATAATGAGATTAATCCGATGATTTCGCCTGACGGCAAGACCCTTTATTTTGCCCGGATCAGCCACCCAAATAATACGCATGGCGTTAAAGGAAGTCAGGATATCTGGTATTCTGACTTCGATGCTGCCAGTAAGAAATGGGGCCCGGCCCGGCGCATGGGTTTCCCGCTCAATAAAGACGAATATAACTGTGCCTACAGCATTACCCCCGACGGTAATACTATGCTCATCAAAGGACAGTATGTGAACGGTACCTACGAAACGCGTGGCTTTTCGATTAGTAAACGCACGGCCAGTGGTTGGACTCCGCCACAGAAAATAGATATCCCGAACTACGTGAACATGAGCAAAGGCCAATTCGATTGTGGATTCATGTCTGCCGATGGAAAGGTGCTGCTGATGGCGTTCAGTGAGAAAAAAAACAGCAAAGAAGACGATCTTTATGTTAGTTTTCGGCAGAAAGACGGCTCCTGGACAAAACCGATGGATCTGGGTTCAGAAGTGAATACCAAGTTTACCGAAACAACCCCGTTTCTGGCTCCAGATGGGGCAACACTTTATTTTTCGAGCAATCGCGAAGGAGGGCTGGGGAGTAATGATATTTATGTCTGTAAACGCGTTGACAAAACCTGGAAACACTGGTCGAAGCCCGTTAATCTTGGTCCAAAAGTCAATACCGATGGCTACGATGCTTACTACACTTTAGCAGCCTCAGGCGATTATGCCTACCTGACGACCTTCAAAAATACACTTGGCAAAGGCGATATCGTTCGCGTAAAATTGGCGGATGATCAACCCACTAACCAGCCGGGTAAGCTGGGTGGAGGAGATGATGTAGCCGGTAAATCCGATGTTACCCGTCCAGATCCGGTAGCGCTCATCAGTGGAAAGGTAATCAATCAGAAAACAGGTAAACCCATTGAAGCCCGAATTGTCTATCAAACGTTGCCCGATGGCGCCGAAGCGGGCGAAGCGACTTCTGACCCCGTTACCGGCGAATATAAAATCGTGTTGCCTTATGGCCAGAAATACAGCATGAGAGCCATTGCTAAAGACTTTATTGCTGAAGGTGACAATGTAGATTTGACCCAGACGAAGGGATTTCAGGAGATAAAAGGCCAGGAATTAAAGCTGGTTCCGATCGAGATAGGTGAGTCCGTAAGGCTAAATAATATTTTCTTTGATACCGGCAAAGCCGAACTTCGCCCCGAATCTGGCCCTGAACTTGACCGCCTGGTGACTACGCTGAATGAAGCTCCTAAATTAGTGATCGAAGTTCGGGGGCATACCGATAACACGGGTTCTAACGAAATAAACGCTAAGCTGTCGCAGGATCGCGCTGATGCCGTTCGTGAATACTTTATCAGCAAGGGGATCGAGCCCGATCGTGTGGCCAGTAAAGGGTTTGGCGAAACAAAACCCGTTGCCACAAACGATACCGACGAAGGGCGGCAGAAAAACCGGCGGGTGGAGATTGCAATCGTTAAAAAGTAA
- a CDS encoding DUF3887 domain-containing protein, with amino-acid sequence MKQVILFLAFGLSSLAVSAQTADKAPATSVLEMSKLDSLAKLSQQFINNSQPDSLYSLMGTAFKQQISLEKMKEIMGQFKSQLGKWDSLESQGVKDGIARYKATFAQSALDFYISQDKQGKIETFLFKPL; translated from the coding sequence ATGAAACAGGTTATTTTATTTCTTGCCTTTGGTTTATCGTCATTGGCAGTTTCAGCACAAACGGCAGATAAAGCGCCTGCGACTTCTGTACTGGAAATGAGTAAGTTAGACTCGCTGGCTAAATTGTCGCAGCAATTTATTAACAACAGTCAGCCAGATTCCTTATACAGTTTGATGGGTACGGCGTTTAAACAACAGATTTCTCTCGAGAAGATGAAAGAGATAATGGGACAGTTTAAAAGCCAGTTAGGAAAATGGGATTCCCTGGAGTCGCAGGGCGTAAAAGACGGGATTGCCCGTTATAAGGCAACGTTTGCCCAGTCGGCCCTCGATTTTTACATCAGCCAGGATAAACAGGGGAAGATTGAAACGTTTTTATTCAAGCCACTGTAA
- a CDS encoding DUF3467 domain-containing protein gives MTPPQQNPDGSIDVELSEEIAEGVYANLAMIAHSNSEFILDFIRLMPGVPKAKVKARIILTPEHAKRLLEALRENISRFEEAYGDINNPTDSFKFPTGGFGGPVGQA, from the coding sequence ATGACTCCGCCACAACAAAACCCCGACGGCTCTATTGATGTCGAACTAAGCGAAGAAATCGCCGAGGGTGTATATGCTAACTTAGCCATGATCGCTCACTCGAACAGTGAGTTTATTCTAGATTTTATTCGTCTCATGCCGGGTGTACCCAAGGCTAAGGTGAAAGCCCGTATCATTCTGACTCCCGAACACGCCAAACGACTGCTGGAAGCCCTCCGTGAAAACATCAGCCGGTTCGAAGAGGCCTATGGTGATATCAATAACCCTACTGATAGCTTCAAATTTCCGACGGGTGGCTTTGGCGGACCCGTTGGGCAGGCGTAA
- the rpsL gene encoding 30S ribosomal protein S12, with protein sequence MPTIQQLVRKGREKLEFKSKSPALDACPQRRGVCTRVYTTTPKKPNSALRKVARVRLTNGREVNAYIPGEGHNLQEHSIVLIRGGRVKDLPGVRYHIVRGALDTAGVNGRLQSRSKYGAKRPKPGQAPAKGGKGAPPAKGKKK encoded by the coding sequence ATGCCTACTATACAACAATTAGTGCGTAAAGGCCGCGAGAAGCTTGAATTCAAGTCGAAATCGCCGGCTCTTGACGCCTGCCCACAACGTCGGGGCGTGTGCACGCGTGTGTACACCACGACACCGAAGAAGCCAAACTCGGCTCTTCGTAAAGTTGCCCGGGTTCGCCTGACGAACGGACGGGAAGTAAACGCTTACATTCCGGGCGAAGGCCACAACCTGCAGGAGCACTCAATCGTGCTGATTCGGGGTGGTCGGGTAAAAGATCTTCCGGGTGTTCGTTACCACATCGTTCGGGGTGCTCTGGATACGGCTGGTGTAAACGGTCGTCTGCAAAGCCGCTCGAAATATGGCGCGAAACGTCCGAAACCAGGTCAGGCTCCAGCTAAAGGTGGCAAAGGTGCACCGCCAGCAAAAGGCAAGAAAAAATAG
- the rpsG gene encoding 30S ribosomal protein S7 has protein sequence MRKAKPPKRYVLPDPKYKEVLVTKFVNNLMYEGKKSLAYSIFYDALDVVAKRTNESGLDTWKKALNNVMPSVEVKSRRVGGATFQVPTEVRADRKVAVGMKWLIRYARSRGEKTMVDRLAAEIVAAAKGEGAAVKKKDDTHRMAEANKAFSHFRF, from the coding sequence ATGAGAAAGGCGAAACCGCCCAAGCGTTACGTGTTACCCGATCCTAAATATAAGGAGGTCCTCGTAACCAAATTTGTTAACAACCTGATGTACGAAGGCAAAAAGAGCCTGGCGTACTCCATCTTCTATGATGCACTTGATGTGGTCGCAAAACGCACCAACGAAAGTGGTCTGGATACGTGGAAAAAGGCATTGAACAACGTCATGCCATCAGTTGAAGTAAAAAGCCGTCGCGTCGGTGGAGCTACCTTCCAGGTGCCAACCGAAGTACGGGCTGATCGGAAGGTCGCGGTAGGCATGAAATGGCTTATCCGGTACGCTCGTTCGCGGGGTGAAAAAACAATGGTAGACCGGTTAGCAGCCGAAATCGTCGCAGCCGCAAAAGGTGAAGGCGCAGCTGTGAAAAAGAAGGACGATACGCACCGTATGGCCGAAGCCAACAAAGCGTTCTCGCACTTCCGGTTCTAA
- a CDS encoding aldose 1-epimerase family protein — protein MTTLENHHLRVSIRPKGAELTSIFHKSTGIEHLWQADPSVWGWHAPNLFPVVGGCLNNQLLVDGKTYPIERHGFARQSTFETTESTATHAVFSLRSSESTRIHFPYEFEFQIIYELNGPALTITYRVVNEDEKTVFFSVGAHPAFAVPFKPDEAYEDYFIEFEQAEALETHMLSSVGYFNGETKPVATEGSRLLLTKHLFDQDALVFKNLASRRVAIRTEKHAHSVTVDYPAFPYLGIWAKPGAPFVCVEPWLGCADSEGQQKPIEAKEAIQHVEPGHVFNASFTIAIA, from the coding sequence ATGACGACTCTAGAAAACCACCACCTTCGCGTATCCATTCGTCCCAAGGGAGCCGAATTAACGTCCATCTTTCATAAATCAACTGGTATTGAACACCTCTGGCAGGCCGACCCGAGCGTTTGGGGCTGGCATGCCCCAAATTTGTTTCCGGTAGTCGGTGGCTGCCTGAATAATCAGCTCCTGGTCGATGGGAAAACGTACCCGATCGAACGACACGGTTTTGCCCGACAATCAACCTTTGAAACAACGGAGTCCACGGCGACCCATGCTGTTTTTTCATTACGCTCCAGCGAATCGACACGAATACACTTTCCGTATGAATTTGAGTTTCAGATCATTTATGAATTGAACGGCCCCGCCCTTACGATCACTTATCGGGTAGTGAACGAAGACGAAAAAACTGTTTTCTTCTCTGTTGGGGCGCATCCGGCGTTTGCGGTACCTTTTAAACCAGATGAAGCCTATGAAGACTACTTTATTGAGTTTGAGCAGGCTGAAGCCCTGGAAACACACATGCTATCGTCGGTAGGCTATTTCAACGGAGAGACAAAGCCCGTGGCGACCGAAGGAAGTCGACTGTTGCTGACAAAACACCTCTTCGATCAGGATGCGCTGGTTTTCAAAAACCTGGCGTCCCGGCGTGTTGCCATCCGAACCGAGAAGCATGCTCACAGCGTAACCGTCGACTATCCGGCATTTCCTTATCTGGGCATCTGGGCTAAGCCAGGTGCGCCGTTCGTTTGTGTAGAGCCGTGGTTAGGTTGCGCCGATAGCGAAGGACAACAGAAGCCAATTGAGGCCAAAGAGGCCATCCAGCATGTTGAACCTGGTCATGTTTTCAATGCCTCCTTTACGATTGCAATTGCGTAA
- a CDS encoding OmpA/MotB family protein, giving the protein MKRVLIVFAAVAMLSSCNSKKRLAEIKSLQEARDKAVASLNDCDQRTADLRSQLSAKDTDLQGKDKQVNDLVAQIDYLKKTNTNLLDRMSDLSIVSKSGAESIKKSLETLNEQTKYTNNLNSSIQRKDSLNLALVMSLKRSLDDINDQDVQVEVKKGVVYVSLSDKLLFKSGSYEVLPAAEVVLGKVAKVVNDHKELDILVEGHTDAVPIATSAIKDNWDLSALRATSVVRTLQGKFSVAPERMTAGGRSEFSPKDDNTTSVGRQQNRRTEIIITPKMDQFFNLLSSGQAGGSK; this is encoded by the coding sequence ATGAAACGAGTTCTGATTGTTTTCGCAGCTGTGGCAATGCTGTCTTCCTGTAATAGCAAGAAGCGGCTGGCCGAAATCAAATCCTTACAAGAGGCCCGTGACAAGGCTGTTGCTTCTTTGAATGACTGCGATCAGCGTACGGCTGATCTTCGGTCGCAATTATCAGCGAAAGACACTGATCTGCAAGGTAAAGACAAACAGGTAAATGACCTTGTTGCTCAGATTGATTACCTTAAGAAGACAAATACAAACCTCCTCGACCGGATGTCTGATCTGTCGATTGTGAGCAAGTCTGGTGCTGAAAGTATTAAAAAATCGCTTGAAACACTGAACGAGCAAACGAAATACACCAATAACCTTAACTCCTCAATCCAACGTAAAGATTCGTTGAATCTGGCACTGGTGATGAGCCTGAAACGCTCACTGGACGACATCAACGATCAGGACGTTCAGGTTGAAGTGAAAAAAGGGGTTGTGTATGTGTCGCTTTCTGATAAGCTTCTGTTCAAATCAGGCAGCTATGAGGTTTTACCAGCTGCTGAAGTTGTACTGGGCAAAGTAGCCAAAGTGGTTAATGATCACAAAGAACTCGATATTCTGGTTGAAGGCCATACGGATGCAGTTCCCATTGCAACAAGTGCCATTAAAGACAACTGGGATTTAAGTGCATTGCGCGCTACGTCGGTTGTACGAACATTGCAAGGCAAATTTAGCGTAGCTCCCGAGCGGATGACCGCTGGTGGACGTTCAGAATTTTCACCGAAGGATGATAACACAACCTCTGTTGGCCGTCAGCAAAACCGCCGGACGGAAATTATCATTACGCCGAAAATGGATCAGTTCTTCAACCTGTTGTCGAGCGGCCAAGCTGGCGGAAGCAAATAG
- a CDS encoding aldo/keto reductase: MNHRSIRNSDLVVSEIAYGCMSLGSNYTDNAHLIHRALDTGITLFDTADLYDHGQNELMVGKALAGMRQQVVLATKVGNQWRPDGSGWDWNPTKAYILQAVDESLRRLQTDYIDLYQLHGGTLDDPIDETIEAFELLKNQGKIREYGISSIRPAVIREWITRSNMVSVMMQYSLLDRRPEEACLDLLHEHQISVLARGSLAKGLLINKPAVPYLNYTTNEVQQATESIAAVSNAERNPVATAIHYALHHPVVASAVVGIRTMEQLTECMQTEESPALTESEWNQLASTLPANQYDQHR, translated from the coding sequence ATGAACCACCGATCAATTAGAAATTCCGATCTCGTTGTCAGCGAAATTGCTTATGGCTGTATGTCATTGGGGAGCAACTACACTGACAACGCACACTTAATTCACCGCGCCCTCGACACCGGCATTACGTTATTCGATACCGCCGATTTATATGACCACGGTCAGAATGAATTAATGGTCGGTAAAGCATTGGCCGGGATGAGACAGCAAGTCGTATTAGCCACGAAAGTGGGCAACCAGTGGCGACCCGACGGTTCTGGCTGGGATTGGAATCCAACAAAAGCGTACATCCTGCAAGCCGTTGATGAAAGCCTACGCCGTTTACAAACGGACTATATTGACCTCTACCAACTCCACGGCGGTACACTTGATGACCCGATCGACGAAACGATTGAAGCGTTTGAACTACTAAAGAATCAGGGGAAAATTCGGGAATATGGCATTTCGTCCATTCGCCCGGCTGTGATCCGTGAGTGGATTACCCGATCGAACATGGTGAGCGTAATGATGCAATACAGTTTACTCGACCGCCGGCCCGAAGAGGCCTGCTTAGACTTGTTGCATGAGCATCAGATCAGTGTTCTGGCTCGCGGTAGCCTGGCGAAGGGTTTGCTGATCAATAAACCGGCTGTTCCTTACCTGAACTATACTACCAATGAGGTACAACAGGCTACCGAATCAATTGCGGCTGTATCCAATGCAGAGCGCAACCCAGTCGCTACGGCCATTCACTATGCGTTACATCATCCCGTTGTTGCTTCGGCGGTGGTAGGTATCCGCACAATGGAACAATTGACGGAGTGTATGCAGACGGAAGAAAGTCCAGCGTTAACGGAATCAGAATGGAACCAGTTAGCAAGCACACTTCCTGCTAACCAATACGACCAACATCGGTAG
- a CDS encoding lactonase family protein: MNQLRNCILGISFGLSMAAQAQSGKEIMYVGTYSVRGSEGVYVFEFDRAAGTMQPLQSVSNAKSPSFLAIHPSGKYLYSVNEGADKLGGVSAYAIDKATGKLQFLNGQSSLGGGPCHISIDQTGKTAFVSNYGGGSLAVLPINADGTLSAAADSVQDAGTGPNEKRQEKAHVHSATLAPDNRFVYVADLTTDKLNIFDVDAKTSTVKPASTPYVSVKPGSGPRHFTFHPNGKYAYLVEELTSTVAVLSRNPKTGALTVIEDNVKTLPADFTGQNTSADIHIDPSGKFLYQSNRGANTLAIFAIGSDGKLTKVADQPTEGKTPRNFLIDPKGDFVFVAHQDSDNITIFKRDQKTGKLTYTGQSVKVPAPVCVIMASR, from the coding sequence ATGAACCAATTACGCAACTGTATTTTAGGAATTTCATTTGGGTTAAGTATGGCCGCACAAGCCCAGTCTGGTAAAGAAATTATGTACGTTGGTACGTATTCTGTTCGGGGGAGCGAAGGCGTTTATGTCTTTGAATTTGATCGGGCAGCGGGTACAATGCAACCCCTTCAGTCCGTTTCAAACGCGAAAAGCCCGTCTTTTCTGGCCATTCATCCGTCGGGTAAATACCTGTACTCGGTCAACGAAGGGGCCGATAAACTTGGCGGTGTTAGCGCCTACGCCATTGACAAGGCAACCGGTAAGCTTCAATTTCTGAATGGCCAGTCGTCACTTGGGGGAGGCCCCTGTCATATCAGCATCGATCAGACTGGAAAAACGGCATTTGTGTCTAATTATGGGGGTGGGAGTTTGGCGGTGCTGCCGATTAACGCCGACGGCACATTGAGTGCAGCCGCCGATAGCGTTCAGGACGCTGGTACAGGACCGAATGAAAAGCGTCAGGAAAAAGCACACGTTCACTCAGCAACGCTGGCACCCGATAATCGATTTGTCTACGTAGCTGATTTGACCACTGATAAGCTCAATATCTTCGATGTAGATGCCAAAACTAGTACGGTGAAACCCGCTTCAACGCCTTACGTCAGTGTAAAGCCTGGTTCTGGGCCGCGCCATTTTACATTTCATCCGAATGGGAAATACGCTTATCTGGTCGAAGAATTAACCTCGACCGTGGCTGTACTTTCCCGTAATCCGAAAACGGGTGCCTTGACCGTAATTGAGGATAATGTTAAAACGCTTCCTGCTGATTTTACGGGCCAGAATACCAGCGCCGACATCCACATTGATCCGTCGGGCAAGTTTTTATACCAGTCTAACCGGGGTGCTAACACGTTGGCTATTTTCGCTATCGGTAGTGATGGAAAGCTAACGAAGGTGGCTGACCAGCCCACAGAAGGCAAAACGCCCCGCAATTTTCTGATTGATCCTAAAGGGGATTTTGTTTTCGTGGCTCATCAGGATTCGGACAATATCACGATTTTTAAGCGCGATCAGAAAACAGGCAAGCTAACTTACACGGGTCAGTCGGTGAAAGTTCCGGCCCCGGTTTGTGTGATTATGGCTAGCCGATAA
- a CDS encoding 3-keto-disaccharide hydrolase, translated as MKYFIAIGFVLSVLAFTAPTKTINLFNGKDLSGWKIYGTEKWYVENGELICESGPDKKYGYLATEKFYKNFDLSLEFKQEANGNSGVFFRSTIDGTKISGWQVEVAPPNHDTGGIYESYGRNWLVQIPDEKENILKPGEWNKLRIRVDGDHVQTYLNGTEMVDLHDEKIGKGEGSVALQIHDGGGIKVRWKNLKLQPL; from the coding sequence ATGAAGTATTTTATTGCCATTGGCTTCGTGCTGAGCGTTCTGGCCTTCACGGCTCCAACTAAAACGATCAATCTTTTTAACGGAAAAGATCTTTCTGGATGGAAGATTTATGGTACAGAAAAGTGGTATGTCGAAAATGGAGAACTCATCTGCGAGAGCGGTCCTGATAAGAAGTACGGCTATCTGGCAACCGAAAAATTCTACAAGAACTTTGACCTATCGCTCGAATTCAAACAGGAGGCTAACGGAAACAGTGGTGTGTTTTTTCGTTCCACCATTGATGGCACCAAAATTAGTGGCTGGCAAGTAGAAGTAGCCCCACCCAACCACGACACGGGTGGCATTTATGAATCCTATGGCCGGAACTGGCTCGTACAAATCCCCGACGAGAAAGAAAATATTCTGAAACCTGGAGAGTGGAATAAACTTCGCATTCGGGTTGATGGCGATCATGTTCAGACCTATCTCAATGGTACTGAAATGGTCGATCTTCACGACGAAAAAATCGGAAAGGGTGAAGGGTCAGTAGCCCTGCAAATCCACGATGGCGGTGGTATCAAGGTCCGCTGGAAGAACTTAAAATTGCAACCATTATAG